In Denitratisoma sp. DHT3, one DNA window encodes the following:
- a CDS encoding prenyltransferase produces MTSTSARLPSEPTAALRARPLRCLFLATRPAFLSVTLVAVAIGLAGAFHDLGRLAPATALTTLLFALVAHAAANVINDYHDAAGDALNRERLFPFTGGSRFIQNGVLSTATTGRLGYGLLLAVVPAGLWLAGRSGPGLVLIGLAGLAIGWAYSAPPLKLAARGLGELAVAGGWLLVTVGADYVQRGAFAVPPLVAGLGYALLVADLLYINQFPDRQGDAAAGKRTLVVRLGPARARWGYAALALAAHAAPLLAVAAGLLPPPALLALASAPLSWRAARLLWSNAGRPGALAPAIKLTIAAAHCHGALLALSLLSKGFPS; encoded by the coding sequence ATGACCTCGACCTCCGCCCGGTTGCCGTCCGAGCCGACCGCCGCGCTGCGCGCCCGGCCGCTGCGCTGCCTGTTCCTGGCCACGCGCCCGGCCTTCCTCAGCGTCACCCTGGTCGCGGTGGCGATCGGCCTGGCCGGCGCTTTTCACGACCTGGGCCGGCTGGCGCCGGCGACCGCCCTGACCACGCTGCTGTTCGCCCTGGTGGCGCATGCCGCGGCCAACGTGATCAACGACTATCACGACGCCGCCGGCGACGCCCTCAATCGGGAGCGGCTGTTTCCCTTCACCGGCGGCAGCCGCTTCATCCAGAACGGCGTGCTGTCGACGGCCACCACCGGGCGCCTGGGCTACGGCCTGCTGCTGGCCGTGGTGCCGGCCGGACTCTGGCTCGCCGGGCGTTCCGGGCCGGGCCTGGTGCTGATCGGCCTGGCCGGTCTCGCGATCGGCTGGGCCTATTCCGCGCCACCCCTGAAACTGGCGGCCCGTGGCCTGGGGGAGCTGGCGGTGGCCGGCGGCTGGCTGCTGGTGACGGTCGGCGCCGACTACGTGCAGCGCGGCGCGTTCGCCGTGCCGCCGCTGGTTGCCGGCCTGGGCTATGCGCTGCTGGTGGCCGATCTGCTCTACATCAACCAGTTCCCCGACCGCCAGGGCGATGCCGCCGCCGGCAAGCGCACGCTGGTGGTGCGCCTCGGCCCGGCCCGTGCCCGCTGGGGCTATGCCGCCCTGGCGCTGGCGGCGCACGCGGCGCCGCTCCTGGCCGTGGCCGCCGGCCTGCTGCCGCCGCCGGCGTTGCTGGCGCTGGCCTCCGCCCCGCTGTCCTGGCGCGCCGCCCGCCTGCTGTGGTCCAATGCCGGGCGGCCCGGCGCCCTCGCCCCGGCGATCAAGCTGACGATCGCCGCCGCCCACTGCCACGGCGCGCTGCTGGCGCTGTCGCTTCTCTCGAAAGGATTCCCGTCGTGA
- the ruvC gene encoding crossover junction endodeoxyribonuclease RuvC, translated as MMTRILGIDPGLRVTGFGVIDKVGGKLGYVASGCVRTDDKAGLPERIKTILDGLAEVIATHRPDEAALEIVFVNVNPQSTLLLGQARGAALAALVGAGLPVAEYTALQIKQAVVGHGKAAKEQVQHMVRRLLSLPGDPSPDAADALACAISHAHGGQGFGAMGTRGYRVRNGRLV; from the coding sequence ATGATGACGCGCATCCTCGGCATCGACCCCGGGCTGCGCGTGACCGGCTTCGGCGTCATCGACAAGGTCGGCGGCAAGCTGGGCTACGTCGCCAGCGGCTGCGTCCGCACCGACGACAAGGCCGGTCTGCCGGAACGGATCAAGACCATCCTCGACGGTCTGGCCGAGGTGATCGCCACCCACCGTCCCGACGAGGCGGCGCTGGAGATCGTGTTCGTCAACGTCAATCCCCAGTCCACCCTGCTGCTGGGCCAGGCCCGTGGCGCGGCGCTGGCCGCCCTGGTCGGCGCCGGGCTGCCGGTGGCCGAATACACCGCGCTGCAGATCAAGCAGGCGGTGGTGGGTCACGGCAAGGCCGCCAAGGAACAGGTGCAGCACATGGTGCGGCGCCTGCTTTCGCTGCCCGGCGATCCCTCGCCCGACGCCGCCGACGCCCTGGCCTGCGCCATCAGCCACGCCCATGGCGGCCAGGGCTTCGGCGCCATGGGCACGCGCGGCTACCGGGTGCGCAACGGGCGGCTGGTCTGA